The Methylomarinum sp. Ch1-1 genome contains the following window.
AAGGAATCCGAGCAGTAATCCGCATCATTACAGCGATTCCCAATTTGGATAACAAAGAGGGCTTGGGGTGTGTTTGGCGTGGATGTCGGCGGCAGGGATGCCGCCGTCAAGCCCCCAAGGATGGGTTCACGGCGTTCCTCGACAGACACACCCCAGGCCCTAAACACCGCTTAAACCCTCAAGCTGGGATTTGTTGGCATTAATGGCGCATTGCGCGCCCTACGACAATGCGGTTGAATTTACTTAACCTCAGTTCGGGATATAAGAATCATAGTAACTGCTCGCCCCACTTATCGACCGCGGCAGGGCATGTAGGGTGGATAAGCCTGAAGGGCGCATCCACCAAAGATGCCGATCCGGTGGATGCGCTCCGCTTATCCACCCTACGAATGGGTGGTGAGTAGTTACGAATCATATATTCCAAAGGGCTAAGACAGCTCTGGAAGAGCTAGCTGATACAGGCTGGTTTCTTAACCCGAACTCAGGTTACTTACTTCGACTCCGGCTGGAAAGCCGGATATTCCGTGCCTGACTGCAGAAATCATTGACTCCATGACCCCGCCTCTATGAGCTTGTTCAACCTGAATGACCCTAGCGATAAATGGGAAAAAAAATATTTTTCCCTGCTGGACGAACATGACGCATTGGAAAAATATTACCAGGACAACGAGGCGTTGCTGTGTAAGACCATCATACGCCTGTCTCTGGCCACCACCGGTTTCAGCGAGGAACTGGATCCTTACCTGACGCGCATCCGCAAACAATTGAAAAACGGTTTAAAAACCGAAAAACTCAAACAGGAATTGGACGACTTCAGCAATGCGCTGATGACCTTCGATGAGTCGGCGACACGGCAACCCGATGATCAGCCGCGCTTATTGATCGAATTTCTAGGCCGTCATTTTCCCCGCCGACAAGACGAATTTGAGCGCATTTACCGGAAATTTCGCAATAATTCGGCAAATTCCCAGGAACTGTTGTTGGCCCTGCACGAACTGGTTGACGAAGAACAATCGGTGGTCAGCGAAATTCATCAAGACGGCATCGACGACGAGGCGATCAGGACGCAACTGGTCGCGCTGCTGGACGCCGACGCAATTCCGGCGACGCTTACCGAACAGGCCGAACAACTGCAACTGCGTTTGCAAAACGAGACTGTTCCGGCGCCGGCCATGTTGAGCGAATGCCTCGACCTGCTGACGCAAATGAAAGATTACTTTCGCTCGGAACAACAGAATATGGCGGAATTTCTATGTAAACTGGGCGCGCACTTGGAAGAGCTTGGCCAACACAGCGTCGGCGCTACGACGGCGTCTCAGCAAACCTTACAAAAAAGAAATGTGCTGGACCAGTCCGTTTCCCGGCAAATACTCGAGCTGCAACAAAATTCGGCGCAATCCACCCAACTGGAGGTATTGAAGCAATTGGTCGACTCCAAACTCTCCAGCATCGCCCGCCAATTACAGGATCACCAGCGCCAGGAACAACGCGAACACGAGCAACATAAACAGGCGATGCAGCAACTGACGGAAAAAATCAAGCGCCTGGAATTGAAATCCAACGAATTAAATAACAAACTCAACCTCGCCCACAACCCAACGATTCGCGACCCGCTGACCGGATTGCCGAACCATCAAGCCTATCAGCAAAGACTGACACTGGAAATGGCCCGGCTACAGCAAGACCACACGCCATTGAGCCTGATCATCTGCGATATCGATCGCTTTAACAACATCATCGATAGCTATGGTCGCAAGGCCGGCGATAAAACCCTAAAGATCATCGCCCGTCTGTTGGCGGCAAATTGTCGGGAAACGGATTTCATCGCGCGTTACCAGGATGAAAAATTCTTGCTGTTATTGACCGATACCGACGCACAAACGGCCTTGGCCATCGCGGAAAAATTACGCCGGCTGATAGCCGGCGCCGGCTTTAATTCCAGCGGCGACAAAATCGCCATCACCCTGTCCTGCGGCGTCTGTCAATTTACAATCTCTGACAGCGGTGATACTGTATTCAAGCGTGCCGCTGCCGCCTTGTCCAAGGCCAAAAAAGATGGCCGTAACCGATGCGTCCTCGCATCATGACTTTCCTGATTGATAGCGCAACCTGCCAACTTGAAATATATTGACGACAAACTGTTCTACAAGCTGATTGTTCAGTTCCTGGTCCTTTCCCAGGGTCAAAACCGACTACTCGATACACACATCAACGGACTCAGGCAGCAGTTAAAACAAGGCGCCAGTCTCGACGAACTGAAGGCGGACCTGCTGAGCCTGTCGAAGACGATCAATCATGTGTTGAAGCAGAAGCCGAAAACGCCTGCTCCGCCGGTCCCCGAGGATTGTCTGCAGAGGGAGCGATTTCTGAATCGCCTGGAAGAATTGCTGACCGGCATCAACATACCGGCTAAATTTCAGGCGCACGGCAAGATCATACGGCAAAAACTGAAAAGCAAACCCGACGACGAAGCCTTCGCCAGGCTGTTCAACGCCGCAGTCGCGCTGATTCTAGACATCAACCATCATGTGCATAACGAACAACAGGAAACGGAAAAATTCCTGGAGAGCATTTCCAATCAATTGAACCTGCTGGATCAGCAAACTCGTCTCGCCAGCGCCTCGAATCTAGCTTCTTTTTCCGAACGGGAATCGTTGAATGCCGCGATTAAGAGCCAGATCGATACGATCCAAGACAGCGCCTCGAATGCGCTGGATCTCAGCGCCTTGCAGAATAACATCACCCTGCATTTACAGAAGCTGACCGCACAATTTCAGCTGCACGAACGGGACGAAAATCATCGCTTGCAAGAAAGCCAAAAACAGCTGACTGAGATGTCGGAAAAGCTGCAGGCTTTGGAAACGGAAACGTCGATTCTGCGCAACAATCTGAAACAGGCCCATGCCTTGGCCTTTCACGATCCGTTGACCGGGCTGCCCAACCGCCTCGCGTTTGACGAAAAAATCGATGCCGAGTTCAAGCATTGGAAACGCTATCAAAAACCGTTGACGCTGATCATCTGGGATATCGACCATTTCAAAAAGATCAATGACATCTATGGCCATAAGGCCGGCGACAAGGCGCTGGAGCTGGTCGCTCGATTGCTGCAACACCGTTGCCGGGAAACGGATTTCATCGCTCGCTACGGCGGCGAGGAATTCGTCATGTTGCTGCAAAACATCGACGCCGAACAATCGTTACAGATCGCCGAAAAAATCCGTCGTCTCATCGCCGAAACCGACTTTAACTACCATGGGGAACGAGTCGGCATGACGATGTCTTGCGGCATCAGCGAATTCCTCGCCGGCGACCGGCAACATGAGGATGTTTTTGGCCGCGCCGACCAGGCGCTCTACCAATCGAAGGAAAACGGCCGCAACCGTTGCACGATCTATCGATGACTCACCACATCAAGTCGTCGGGTATTTGATATTCGGCGTATTCATCGTCGACGGCTGGCTGCTCATCATCGCTAAAACGCACGATGACTGCCTCGGGCTGACGGGCGCCGATTTTATCGGCGACTTCGACGTCGACCACGTCATAAACGCTGTCCAGCCCGACGATGGCCAGTTTTCCGGCGCTGATCTTGTCGCGCAGCTCGGCGCTAATGTAAATGGTTTTAACTTTGTTATCGTCATTGAAATGATAGGCAACGCCATCATCGCCGGCCGCCTTGGGCAAGCGGTTCCGTTCAATCAGCTGCCTAACCTGGTTGACGAGCTGCTGTTTTTCCGCCTCTTTATTGCGCTGTTCATTCAGTAACCTGTCCTTTTCCGCCTGTCTGGCCTTATTTTCCTGGGCAAGCCGTTTGGCTTCATCGCTAGCTTCCACCTTGTTCTTGCGCTGTTTTTTACTCTGCTTACGCTTTTCCGCTCTCGCCTGCTTGGCCTTGGTCTCGTTGACCAAGCCCGCTTTCAGCAACTGATCCTGCAATGATTGATTCTTCATCTTTATGGTTACGATTGATTACAGATTTATTGTAATTATTCAGCGTAGTTTTATCAGAGGGAGTAGGTTATTGATTTATCGGGCTGTCTGCAACAGGACGTTGCAGTCAGAGCTTACAGGGAAGTATTCACCCAGCACCTAAATTAACGAAGATTATTAATCATAGCCAATAACCTAGGGTATTTAGGTGCTGGGTGAACGCGTCCCGAGAAATCAATGGCCTACTCCCTAAACCCTGAAAGATACTGAATAGTTACGGTTTATTTTACCTTGAAAGCGCCTCTCTACGCGATCCGGCAACCACATTTCCAACAATTGCCAGTTTGAGCATTTTTACTGTGTTTAACCTGAGTTCGGGTTAAACACAGCCGGTATCAGGTAGCTCTCTGGGCGGGGCGGGTTATTTAACCCGCCCCAAACGTTTAGCTTACTCTAGTCACTGTTGAATCGTTCAGGACCTCGTTGACCTGCATTTCGCATAGCGACATGCGGCTACTTGCTTTTCGCTACGAGGGCGGCGGTCCTACGCCTTTACCTTTGTGGATGTGCTGAACAGCGTGAAGCGCATCAATAACGGATCAAGCGCAGCGGATCCACCATCGTAAGGCGGCTTCGCGAAGCAAGCCGCCAAAAAACGCCACCGGAGACAAAATTAGCCGTTGTGCGTTCCAAAGCCGGACGGAGTTTGCAACTCCGTCCGCAACCTTCCACCGATTGCCTAGCGGCGAATCCGCCCTACCTTGTTGTCCTGCCCCGTCCTGTAGCGTAGAACAAGCAACGCGGTTCCACGTTTCGGCATGGATTCTCATGGGTGTTTGGCGGATCCGCTGCGCTTGATCCGCCCTACGGCTGCGACGCCAATGTAGGGCGGTGCCGCCAAACACGGCGCGCGGAGCAAAATTGGCCGTTACTCGTATCCAGGCGGATTGCCTGGCGGCGAACTACGGGCTTTCGCCGCAGTTGCCGTTGATATCGACCCATAATGCCCGCACCGCGTTTTCCCGCAGCCAACTTTCCCCCGCCGTTGCCTTCAACATCGCTATCGTGCTGAGACTGCCGGCCACCAGGCAATGCTCCGCGATCACCGTCACCGAGGCCAGGCCGCTGACCGGCCAGCCGCTGCGAGGATCCAGTATATGACTGTAATAACGATCGCCGATGCGGATGCAGCGTTCATAATCGCCGCTGCTGCTTACCGCGCCGCTTTCCAGCCGGATATGGCTATAATGCCGGTTTTTATCGCGGGGATGGCGTATGCCGACCGACCAGGGCGAACCGTCCGGATGCGGCCCGATGATGCGTATATCCCCACCCAGATTGATCAGGCCATGGCCGATGCCGGCCTGCTGGCAAATGACGGCGCACTGGTCGGCCGCGTATTCCTTGACGATGCCGCCAAAATCCAGTTCCATGCCCGGCCGGGAAAATGATAACAGCGGCGCCCGCCAGCTTAGCTTGTCCCACCCGATCCTTGGCAATAACGCCTCTATCCGGCTTTGTTCGGGCAAACCGGCGCTGCCGAAATCCCAGGCTACGCGCAAGATGCCGGAACTGATATCAAACAAGCCGTCGCTGTTTAAATAACAGGCCTCGGCATAATTCAACAACCCCGCCGTTTCTTCATCGACCTCGATGCTGGCGCCGGCTTTGGCGGCCCGATTGATGGCAGACAACCGGTTGTCGTCAAGATAACGCGAGTAGCGTCGTTCCAGCCTCTTTACGGTTTGAATAGCCTGCGCTGCGACGCGTTGCGCGTGTTTTGGCTCATGCGCATAAAGCTTGATTTCGCAGCGAGAACCCATCGCGTTAAACGGCACAACAAAATAATCGAACATCGAATTTTTTTCGCTCACCACCAGGCCCAGAATTCGACGCGCAGATAACGCAGCATGCGCCGGGTCAGCAATTCGAACAGCGTCCGTTTGCCGCAGTCTATTTTCGCGAAACCGGTCATTTCCGGTTTAAGCAACAAGGCGGCATTGTCTATTTCGGTGGTCACCCGCACGACCTTGCGCGTCAGTCCGCTGTCATCATCCATCGCAGTCGGCGCGATGGCGGCCACCTTTCCGTTAAACTGCCGGTCCGGATAGGCGCGCGCCTTCAGCGTGACCGGCTGGCCGACGCCGATGTCTCCGATATCCTTTTCCGGAATCAGCATTTCGACCTTGGCGGTATCCAGTCGATAGACTTCCATGATCAAATCGCCTTTTTTGACCAGTTGGCCTTTTTTTTCGTTAATTTTCGGCGTGGTCACGACGCCCTCTATCGGGCTTGTCACCTTGACCCGTTGCAGATTATCCTGCAAATAGCGTTGCTGAACCTGCAGGGCATTGATCACCGCTTCCAGCGACTCGATTTCCTCTTCCCTATGTCCCGCCAATAATTGACGCAGGTCCGCTTCCGCCTGCTCCACTTCATCCCTAGAGACCGCCAATTCCTTTACGACATCGGCATGCCGATAGGCCTGCACCATGCTCAGTTCGGCCTCGGCCTCCCGCAATTCGTTTCTTTTGACAGAAACCTCTTCCTGCACCTGCTCCAGCGTCACCTGAGGAATGACCCGTTTGTCCGACAGCGCCTCGATCCGTTGCAATTTTTTCACGGCGAAATTCAATTGTTCCCGCACCTTGTCGATCGCGCCCTTCACTTTGCTGAGATGCCTGAGATGAATCTGTTCCGCTTCCTGATCGGCCTTCAGAGCGTGTTTATAACGGGTTTTGGCGGTATCGACCTTGCTTCGGGCCGAGTCGATTTCCTCTTTGGTCGCGCCGGCCGTCAGTATTTTCAACTTGGCTTGATATTCACGGATCTCCGCCTCGATTTTATGCAAGCGCATGCGATATTCACGATCGGATAAATGGACTAGGCGGTCGCCTTTGCGCACCCTGTCGCCTTCATGAACATAGACGTCATCGATGATCGCTTCCACTTCGGCGCGGATATCGGCATTATGCGCCGGATAGATCTCGAATTCACCCGAGACTGTCAGTTCGATTTCGACGACAGAAAGCAAGACGATCAGCAATATCGGCAACGCATAGTTGCGCCAAGGCTTGCCGCTCATTGCGCCGCCGCTAAGGTGTTTACGCAGTCGCAACGATAGCGACTGTAATTTTTTATGAAAAGCGATCATGATAATTCCGACAAAAATGGCAAAGCCTGTTCCCTGCAAGTGCAGCACGAGAAATTGGGCCAGTAACGCGGCTAAATAACCCAGGATGAAAACGGAAAAAAGACCGGCGAACAGGCCATACGTCACAAAGATGATTTTCTCCCGACGGGATATATCGATCGCCGTCGGCCTCGCCAATCCGAATAAGGCCTTGAACCTAATTCGAACATAGTCGAGCGCCTTTGCCCGCAGATTAGGGACATCCAGATAATCGCTGAGCATGTAATAACCATCGAGCTTGATCAGCGGATTGAAATTGAGCAAGATCCTGACTCCCGATGAACCGATCATGATTAAGGCCAGATAATGAATCGTGGTTTCCGGGGCAAAAATCCGCCAGGCGACCACCGCTAGCGCCCAGATCAACAATTCGCAATAGGCGCCGGCAAACGCAACCCATAAACGCCGTGATTTTTGCGGAAACAACCAGGCGTCGCTGATATTGCAAAAAAACGCCGGCATGAAAAAAATCAACAAAAAACCGATTTCATGCACCTGACCGCCGAAATGCTTACAGGTCAGGCCGTGGGCGAATTCATGCAGAATGACGGTCACCAACAACACGCCCCCGACAGCCAGCAGGTTTTCTATCGCCAGATGGTTGACGAGATCGCGCTGAATCTCGGCATCGTTGCTTATTAACAGCACAAAGGCGCCTAGGATCAACGCTAGCGATAAGCACAAAAATGTACGGCTGAACAGAAAACTCAAGCGATGATTTAGATACGCCAGCAACGGGTCGGGGTCAAACAAGCTGTAACGCAAATAAAGATAGCTGCCTTTGAACTGTCTTTGTTTAAGTAAGGTTGGTCGAGGACTTTCTGATGTCTGATTCAGCAAGCCTCGCTGTTCCAAGCTGGCGACAAAGGCCTGCAAGGCATCGACGCTCAAGGCGCTGTGATAGTTTTCTTCGACGCTGGCGCAAATCTCGGCAGCGGAGTTTTCGCCATTCAAGCGTTCGATAATGAAATACTCGACTTCGCCGAAACGGAAGAATCGTCCCGTTTCAGGGATCTTGACGATATAACATGGGCCGTCGGCGGTTTCCTGTCGACTGATGGATAAATCCGCTCTGATGCGGGGACTGTGATGAGTCATTTAAACGACTATTCAGTGGAGACGGGACAGGAGCATCCTGGCATGGAGGCGAGTGCAAAATGATCGGCAGTCGGTCATTAAAATTCTTGCTTATTCAAACAGGCAAACAAAAATCAGCGGCCATAGCC
Protein-coding sequences here:
- a CDS encoding efflux RND transporter periplasmic adaptor subunit; its protein translation is MTHHSPRIRADLSISRQETADGPCYIVKIPETGRFFRFGEVEYFIIERLNGENSAAEICASVEENYHSALSVDALQAFVASLEQRGLLNQTSESPRPTLLKQRQFKGSYLYLRYSLFDPDPLLAYLNHRLSFLFSRTFLCLSLALILGAFVLLISNDAEIQRDLVNHLAIENLLAVGGVLLVTVILHEFAHGLTCKHFGGQVHEIGFLLIFFMPAFFCNISDAWLFPQKSRRLWVAFAGAYCELLIWALAVVAWRIFAPETTIHYLALIMIGSSGVRILLNFNPLIKLDGYYMLSDYLDVPNLRAKALDYVRIRFKALFGLARPTAIDISRREKIIFVTYGLFAGLFSVFILGYLAALLAQFLVLHLQGTGFAIFVGIIMIAFHKKLQSLSLRLRKHLSGGAMSGKPWRNYALPILLIVLLSVVEIELTVSGEFEIYPAHNADIRAEVEAIIDDVYVHEGDRVRKGDRLVHLSDREYRMRLHKIEAEIREYQAKLKILTAGATKEEIDSARSKVDTAKTRYKHALKADQEAEQIHLRHLSKVKGAIDKVREQLNFAVKKLQRIEALSDKRVIPQVTLEQVQEEVSVKRNELREAEAELSMVQAYRHADVVKELAVSRDEVEQAEADLRQLLAGHREEEIESLEAVINALQVQQRYLQDNLQRVKVTSPIEGVVTTPKINEKKGQLVKKGDLIMEVYRLDTAKVEMLIPEKDIGDIGVGQPVTLKARAYPDRQFNGKVAAIAPTAMDDDSGLTRKVVRVTTEIDNAALLLKPEMTGFAKIDCGKRTLFELLTRRMLRYLRVEFWAWW
- a CDS encoding DUF2058 domain-containing protein, with the protein product MKNQSLQDQLLKAGLVNETKAKQARAEKRKQSKKQRKNKVEASDEAKRLAQENKARQAEKDRLLNEQRNKEAEKQQLVNQVRQLIERNRLPKAAGDDGVAYHFNDDNKVKTIYISAELRDKISAGKLAIVGLDSVYDVVDVEVADKIGARQPEAVIVRFSDDEQPAVDDEYAEYQIPDDLMW
- a CDS encoding sensor domain-containing diguanylate cyclase codes for the protein MSLFNLNDPSDKWEKKYFSLLDEHDALEKYYQDNEALLCKTIIRLSLATTGFSEELDPYLTRIRKQLKNGLKTEKLKQELDDFSNALMTFDESATRQPDDQPRLLIEFLGRHFPRRQDEFERIYRKFRNNSANSQELLLALHELVDEEQSVVSEIHQDGIDDEAIRTQLVALLDADAIPATLTEQAEQLQLRLQNETVPAPAMLSECLDLLTQMKDYFRSEQQNMAEFLCKLGAHLEELGQHSVGATTASQQTLQKRNVLDQSVSRQILELQQNSAQSTQLEVLKQLVDSKLSSIARQLQDHQRQEQREHEQHKQAMQQLTEKIKRLELKSNELNNKLNLAHNPTIRDPLTGLPNHQAYQQRLTLEMARLQQDHTPLSLIICDIDRFNNIIDSYGRKAGDKTLKIIARLLAANCRETDFIARYQDEKFLLLLTDTDAQTALAIAEKLRRLIAGAGFNSSGDKIAITLSCGVCQFTISDSGDTVFKRAAAALSKAKKDGRNRCVLAS
- a CDS encoding GGDEF domain-containing protein, with amino-acid sequence MKYIDDKLFYKLIVQFLVLSQGQNRLLDTHINGLRQQLKQGASLDELKADLLSLSKTINHVLKQKPKTPAPPVPEDCLQRERFLNRLEELLTGINIPAKFQAHGKIIRQKLKSKPDDEAFARLFNAAVALILDINHHVHNEQQETEKFLESISNQLNLLDQQTRLASASNLASFSERESLNAAIKSQIDTIQDSASNALDLSALQNNITLHLQKLTAQFQLHERDENHRLQESQKQLTEMSEKLQALETETSILRNNLKQAHALAFHDPLTGLPNRLAFDEKIDAEFKHWKRYQKPLTLIIWDIDHFKKINDIYGHKAGDKALELVARLLQHRCRETDFIARYGGEEFVMLLQNIDAEQSLQIAEKIRRLIAETDFNYHGERVGMTMSCGISEFLAGDRQHEDVFGRADQALYQSKENGRNRCTIYR
- a CDS encoding FAD:protein FMN transferase; the protein is MSEKNSMFDYFVVPFNAMGSRCEIKLYAHEPKHAQRVAAQAIQTVKRLERRYSRYLDDNRLSAINRAAKAGASIEVDEETAGLLNYAEACYLNSDGLFDISSGILRVAWDFGSAGLPEQSRIEALLPRIGWDKLSWRAPLLSFSRPGMELDFGGIVKEYAADQCAVICQQAGIGHGLINLGGDIRIIGPHPDGSPWSVGIRHPRDKNRHYSHIRLESGAVSSSGDYERCIRIGDRYYSHILDPRSGWPVSGLASVTVIAEHCLVAGSLSTIAMLKATAGESWLRENAVRALWVDINGNCGESP